In [Phormidium] sp. ETS-05, the genomic window GATGCAGCGGTGGTGCGGTTGCGCCCCCAAATCGACCCCGGAGCAGCTAATTACTCTCGCGGCGTGGCGGCGACAGTGGATTGCAATTCCCGTTATGTGTATCTGGACCCCTACGAAGGCGCCAAAGCCGTAGTAGCAGAAGCGGCCCGCAACCTCAGTTGTGTGGGAGCCGAACCTTTGGCGGTGACGGATAACCTCAATTTTGGCAGTCCTGAAAAACCCGTGGGTTATTGGCAGCTAGCTTCGGCTTGTCGGGGAATTGCCGAGGCTTGTGGGGAATTCGCCACACCGGTAACGGGGGGGAATGTGTCGTTATATAACGAAACTCTCGACTCCCAAGGGAATCCCACACCGATATATCCCACGCCGGTAGTGGGGATGGTGGGGTTAATTCCCGATTTGCGCTACCGGGGGGTTGTGGGTTGGCAATCTCCGGGGGACCAGATTTATTTATTGGGTTTGCCTCTGGGAGTCACCGGAGATATGCGGGTGACTTTGGGCGGTTCGGAGTATTTGGCGTCAATTCACGGCGTGGTAGCGGGGAAACCGCCTGCAGTGGATTTTGACCTGGAACGGCGGGTACAGGCGGTTTGTCGGGAAGGTATTCGCCTTCTTTGGGTGCGGAATGCCCACGATACTGCTGAGGGAGGCTTGGCGGTGGCTCTGGCGGAATGCTGCATCAGCGGCAATTTGGGGGCAGAAATTAGCCTGAATCTGGCGGCGGCTCAGCGTTGGGATGAGCTGCTGTTTGGGGAAGGCGGGGCGCGAATTGTGGTTTCTGTTGCTCAGGAGAATGTGCCCGGTTGGGAGTCTTATTTAAATGAAAAGTTGGGTGATAAGTGGGAAAAACTGGGAGTTGTGAGCCAGAGCGGCGGCGATTTGCGCCTGCAGACGTCGAATGGTGAGGTTTTGATGGCGGTGGGACTGGAGGTGATGCGCGATCGGCACAGCCAAGCCATAGAAAGACGTTTCACATAAGTAATAATCAGGTAAAAAACCGGGTTTCCCAGGCGTGGGTTTCTCCCCCCTGATTTTGGGAAACCAACCGGTTGATTAATAATTTCTTGTGATTGCGTTAACAAATCATTAAAAATGTTAACATCTGTAACGAGAGATAGCCTCTACCGTTGCAGAACAATCGGTTAACACTCGTTACCACCTAACCCCTTCAAGGAGCCAAGCTCGAGCATGAATTCCAACCCTCGCAGCCCGCTGGAAGCACATCCCGACAAACCAGAAGAAGCCTGTGGAGTTTTTGGCATCTTTGCCCCCGGAGAGAACGTGGCTAAGCTGACATACTTCGGTCTGTACGCCTTGCAGCATCGGGGCCAAGAGTCAGCCGGTATTGCCACCTTCGATGGTCAACAGGTACACCTACACAAAGAAATGGGTCTGGTGTCCCAAGTTTTTAATGAATCTATCCTCAACCAACTCCCTGGTGGCATAGCGGTGGGTCACACCCGCTACTCCACCACTGGTTCTAGCCGGGTGGTGAATGCTCAACCTGCTGTAGTGGAAACCCGCTTAGGCGCTCTGGCATTAACACATAATGGCAATCTGGTCAATACTACAGAACTGCGAGAAAAGTTGCTGGCGCGAGAGTGCAACTTGGTGAGTACCACGGATTCTGAGATGATTGCCCATTGCATCGCTGAGGGGGTGAACGATGGCAAAGACTGGCTGGAAGCGGCTATCAGCGCTTTTCAGCAGTGCCAAGGAGCCTTTAGCCTCGCGATCGGCACTCCGGCGGGGCTGATGGGCGTGCGCGACCCCTACGGTGTCCGTCCCCTCGTCATCGGCATCATTCCTGGGGAAACCCAACAATACGTCCTCGCCTCGGAAACCTGCGGTTTGGACATTATCGGCGCTGAGTACCTGCGGGATGTAGAACCAGGGGAGTTAGTTTGGATCACTGAAGCTGGTCTCGCCTCTTTCCACTGGGCGATACCTCAACCGAAGTTGTGCATCTTCGAGATGATTTATTTCGCTCGTCCCGATAGTTTGATGAATGAAGAAAGTCTCTACAGCTACCGGATGCGGATTGGGCGGTATCTGGCGAAAGAATCCACTGTAGATGCAGATATGGTGATTGGGGTGCCAGATTCGGGCGTACCAGCCGCGATCGGCTTTTCCCAAGAGTCCAACATTCCCTACGCGGAAGGGTTGATTAAAAACCGCTATGTGGGGCGCACTTTCATTCAACCTACGCAGCATATGCGTGAATCTGGTATTAGAATGAAACTTAACCCGCTCAAGGATGTCCTGGTGGGTAAGCGGGTGATTATGGTGGATGACTCGATCGTGCGTGGCACCACCAGCCGCAAAATCGTCAAAGCTCTTCGGGATGCGGGCGCCTTGGAAGTTCATATGCGCATTTCCTCACCCCCAGTCACCCACCCCTGTTTCTACGGTATCGACACCGACAACCAAGACCAACTCATCGCCGCCACCAAATCCGTAGAGGATATCAAAAACCAAATCGGCGTCGATTCCCTAGCATATCTCAGTTGGCAGGGGATGTTAGAAGCGACGAAAGAAGACCCCAATCACTTCTGTTCCGCCTGCTTTACCGGAGATTACCCCATTGCGGTGCCAGATGTGGTCAAGCGTTCCAAGCTGATGCTGGAAAAAGTTTAATTCCCTGTTTGTAGTTGGGCTTTAGCCCTCTTCCGGGAACCAGGGGACTGGAGGTGCAGGGGGGCAGGGGTGCAGGGGTGCAGGGGACTAGGGGAGTGTGGGGAGTGTGGGAAGTGTGGGGAGTGTGGGAAGTGTGGGGAGTGTGGGAAGTGTGGGAAGTGTGGGAAGCAATCTTCCTCCCTATCCTCCCTATCCTCCCTATCCTCCCTATCCTCCCATCCCCCCATCCCCCCGTCCCCCCGTCCCCCCGTCCCCCCATCCCCCCCGTCTCCCCGTCACCCCGTCTCCCCGTCACCCTTCCAGCCGCATCGGTCCGAGGTACTTGGTGAGGTAGGGGGAAAACACCTCGTAAATTACGGTCATCGGTTTTTTGCGATGCCAAAACAGGTAATGGCGCCCCCAAAACGGCCCTTTTTCGCCAAAAGCAGCTTCTAAAGCCTCAGAGTGACCGTAGTGGATGCCTTGGATGTCTCGATATAACTCAGCGTGGATTTGGGAAAGGCTGTCCCAAATGGGGATAGATTTATTCTGCAAATACTCATCTACCATACTGGTTTGCCACCAGGAAGCAGCATAAGCTAGGCGTTGGCCCGAGGCAGTGCGTAGCCATACTTGGCGGCGGAGGCGAGGACCGGGAACCGCTTCGATGAGTTGGGGGGCGCGATCGTCCGACAGGCCGATCGGAGACATATCAATCACATCCACCGCCGTCGGCTCCCCAGTGAGCAGCTTCAGGTGACGGGTGGGCGAACCATCACCCAACAGCAAAATCTGCCATGCGGGTGCTAACTGCGTATGAGGTAAGCCTTGCGCCACCGTCTCTTCCCCCCCTTCCCAGATGGGAGTCAGAGCGTGCCATGTTGGATACCGGTGCGGGTTCGGGGCCCGCTTACTGTCTTTAGGGTTGAAAGTTGCAGTCAATTTCTTTACATAACTTAATAACTTTTTTCATCATAGCCCTATTTACCTACTCCCTTGCAGCGCCAACCAAGCAACCACATCAGCAATATCGGTGAAATCAAACAGAGATTCTCCCAAAGATTCCAACTCCGCCGGATACTGGTTGGCTAGGGCTTGACAGGCGTTATCGAAGCTCAATGTTAGACTGCGGGTCAGAATCGATTTACAATCATATCATAAATTCAATGCAGTTTAATGCCAATAATATTGCCAACAATATTCCATTAAGAGCAAAATCTTGTTGGTGCGTCTTGACTTTTTTCTGCAGCATATTGGTTCCTTGTTGAAATAGGTATTTTCTAAGAATGGGGGGGATTTTATCGTAATATGGCTTGTAGCGGATGAGGTTGATGGCTAGCTGAATGGCATTGTAGAGGGTAAATGCCAGGAGAATGAGCCGGAAAATTATGTATATGTTTATCATATTTGATTGTAGATGAGTTTAAAGATGATGGCTAAGATGGCGGCGCCGATGCTGCCGATGAGGGAGATTTTGATGATTTGGTTGTATTTCTTGATTTGGATGTCGGCGACTTCTTCGGCGGCGGTGACGGCGGTTTGGGCGTAGTTGCCTAAGTATTTATCCAACTGGTAGGCTAGGGTGGTGAAGACGGCGATGATGACGGCGGCATCGTCGGCTAGTCCGAGGACGGGAATGATATCGGGGACGGCATCGAGGGGGGAAATTAGGTAGATGAGGGCGGCGATCGCCAAGGTTTTCGATGCCCAAGCCGCCTTGGGGTCGCGAATCATTTTCATCAATGCCTGTATTTTTGGCCAAAGCTGTTCGATCGCCCCTCGGCGCATCCGCTCTATGTTATTATCAATTTTGGCGATATCTTCTGGCTTCGCCTCTTGCTGAAATCGGCGCAACAAAGCCAAAATCCGATCGCGGTTTCCCGTGTTGATGTGGGCGGCAACCTCCGGCATTTCCGGTGTGGCTGTTTCCCCCTGCAACCGGTTACGCACATAGACGGCGATCGCACTTAGCCTGTTACCATTCACTGGCTGGGCTTCCGGCAATGGGGACTGCACCTCCGTGGGCGGTTGTTGCCCCCCCTGACGCCTACCATTGATGATATCAAAGAAACGTTGGCCGGGATTAGCCGCTGCCTTTGGGAGCTGCTGGGCTGCTTGCTGTAATAGTTTTGGCAAATGTCGCACTGTATCCTTGATTCCCATTTAGGGGCTCCTTGGTTTAGGGTCAGCTTTATTGTAAGCATTTAGGAGCTGACTTGTGACGGTTGTGGCCAAACGCAGTCCGGGAAAATTACTCGATTTGGTGAATTACTTAATTATCAGTAGCTTAAGCTCAAAAATATCGCCGTTAACCACCGCAGAAGGAAAGTTTCAATGTTATCAGAAATGTCTCTGATTCCCCAGTCCCCGGAGGGGTTAAAATCCGGTTTTGTGGCGATTATCGGGCGCCCAAATGTGGGAAAATCTACCCTGATGAATGAGCTAATCGGCCAAAAAGTGGCGATTACTTCCCCGGTGGCGCAGACAACCCGCAACCGCCTGCGCGGGATTTTGACTTTGCCCCAAGCCCAGATGATTTTTGTCGATACTCCTGGTATCCATAAACCCCACCACGAGCTGGGAAAATTGCTGGTAAAAAATGCCCAAAATGCGATTAAATCGGTGGATTTAGTGCTATTTTTGGTGGATGGTTCTGTGGCGGCAGGGCGAGGCGATCGCTTCATCGAGGAATTCCTCACCCCTAGTCCCACCCCCGTCATCTTGGGACTGAACAAAATCGACCAGCAACCCTCAGAAGCCAAAGATATCGCCATTTTAGATAACAGTTATGCAGAAATGGCCACCCCCCACAATTGGCCATTAGCAAAATTTTCCGCTCTCACCCGCGATGGCATCGATAATCTGCTATCTTTATTACAGCAACATCTACCCGATGGTCCTTATTATTATCCCCCGGATTTGGTGACAGACCAGCCAGAACGGTTCATCATGGGGGAACTGATTCGGGAGCAAATTTTGCACATGACGCGGGAAGAAGTTCCCCACTCCGTCGCTGTCAGCATTGATGTGGTGGAAGAGTCGCCCCAAATCACCCGCGTTTTAGCGACTATCTATGTAGAACGGGATTCGCAAAAGGGTATTCTCATCGGTAAACAGGGGAGTATGTTAAAGGCGATCGGCACTGCAGCCCGGGAGCAGATGCAGAAATTAATTGACGGCCAAGTTTACTTAGAATTATACGTCAAAGTGCAGCCGAAATGGCGGCAATCTCGCCACTTACTCGCCGATTTAGGCTACCGCGTGGATAAAGATTAATTTCCCATCCGGTTAATTACCCCTCCCTCTCACCTACTTCGTCTCACCACAGAGGACACAGAGGGGGGCAACCATTGAGAGGGAATGAGTTACAGCTTGTTCGTAAGTGTCTTGGTAGTTTCCCTCACCCTAAATCCCTCTCCCAGAAGGGGAGAGGGATTTTGATGGCATGTACTACATTACTTCTGAAAAGGCTGTAAAATATGGCTAATGCAAGAAATGCGGTTATCATCAGCCCGGTTGTGAGGCGAAAAAAATGGCGAAACTAGAGATTGAAGTCAAGTTTACCATCCATCCTGTGGCTGAAATCCCCGCAGAACACAGGGCAGAAGCTGAGCGCAAAGCTAGGCAGGCTTTTGTTTTGGAACTATTGCGGCAAGGGGACATTAGTGGTGGCAAGGCGGCTCAGCTTTTAGGGGTCGATCGCTGGCAGCTTAGCGAATTGATGTTTGCTCATGGCATCCCCCCATTTGACGACACTCAGACTACAGAAGAACTAGAGGGGGAAGTAGCCGACTGTCTTCGTGACTTGCAGAGGTATCATTAGTGATTATTGTCGCCGACACCACCCCGATCAGCGAATTAGCAAAAGTGGGGCGGCTGACCACCCCAGATATTAATGACCCTGTACCTCTCAAAAACTGCTCCTAGTGCAGGTGGACTCGCCCAGCTACACTAGGGAGATAATGAGATTGGTGGGGTATTCCGAGGTGGATTGATAATATATCTCTCGAGTGGACTGGCGGGCAGATTTCGGCTGCAAGGTGAGATTCCATTCTAATAGTCCCATTTCTCCTAGCTCGATTTGGGGGCTAGTGCGGAGCAGGCGGACTTTGATTTGCTCGCTGCGGCTGACGGGTAATTGCTCAATCAAGCGGAGCTGAGTTTTGCGATCGCTCAAGTTGGCAATTTTGATGCGGTAGCCGTAGGTGACGCGGCGATAGTTGCCTAGTTGTTCCGTGTTCCGCTCGACTAAAAGCCTATCGATTTTGATGCTTTCGTCGATGCCTAAGTTGAGTTTGAAGGTTTGCCCAGGGGCGACGTTTTCCAGTTCCGTATTGCCAATCAGGGTATTTTCCCGAAAAATATTGGCTGTACCGGGGAGGAGGGTGGCGCCATCACTGGGGTTGACGATGTTGGCTTCTAAATAGGCGTGAGTGGAAAGGTGGGGGACACAAATATGTTGAGTGCGACAGGGGTATTCTTGGTTAAATATGGTGACTTTGTGGGGACGATCGTCACTGGGAATCGTACTATCCCGGTCTAAGCGGAAAGTCACAGTACCGCCGGTATTAGTGGCAGCGGCTGCTACTTCTTCAGCCGGAATATTTGGTGTGTCTAGGGAAATTTCGGCTGCCTGGAATATCGCTTCTAACTCATCGAATTCGGACGGTGCGGACGGAAACAGCGATCGGGCTCCTTTAGTGTGATGTTCCATTGCATTCCATGTAGTCCCCCGTCCGACAAGTTCGCTGTTTTCTGATGGTGCTTCCCCAACAATATAAATCGGTTGCAGCTTATTCGGTAAAGTTTTAATCGCTGGTTGGGCAGTAGAGAGGGTGAGGGGGACAGCTTGCCAATCTTCGCCCGTCTTTTGTTTGATTTCCGCCAAGTAGGTGAGGTTAAGTCGCTCTCCCGTGGCACTTGTGCGCAAATCATAAAGGGGAGTCCAACTTACCTGAGTGACAATATAGGAGATTTCTAACTCAAATTCCCCAGAGCCAGCCGGTTCTATGGCCACAATTACACTGTAACTGCTATAATTATTCCGGTAGGAGGGTTGCTGTACTTTCTGCTTCTGTTTCTCTAGGACGGATAATTGATTTTCTAACTCTTGTTTTTCCCGTTCCCGCTGCGCCACTTGGGCGGCATAATCTGTGTCTCGGGAGCCGATGAAGTCCAGCAAACTAGCAATTTCCGGTAAATCCACGTTTTGTGGTGGTTGGATGGCCGAAAAGCGATCTAAATATTTTTCTCCCAGGTTGTTTACCAGTTGCCGCTGCAAATTGAGAGTTTCTAAGGCATCGGTAATAGCGCGGTTTTGCTCTTCTAGGATGCGCATTTGCTGTGTCAGTTCGGCGACACGAGCTTCTACAGGTTCGGTGGCGAAAACTCTCTCTGTTTGCACTCCCAAAAGGCGAACCGCAACCGTCCCGCTACCCCTGGCGCGCACGGAGTTGGTTTGGACTGTTAGGGGCAACCCTTGAATTATCAGCTCTTGTTCTGTTCCCGTGAGGGTGAGTTTCGCACTGCGAGTAATGGAGGCTCGGTCTTGGTAAACTGTAACGGCGCTGATGCGCGATTCTAGGATTTGTTTACCATCGGTGGGGGGTTGGGGCGTGGTTTGGGTCATATTTAGAGAAATTGAGGATTATTGGTTAATTTCAAGCTATCATTGGCTTTCGTGGGTGGCCGGGATTCTTAATATTTATGTAAACAATTGATATCTTCTGGGGGCACGGCGCGATCGGGATTTCTCGTTAATGCCAGGATTTGATGATGCCGTGCCCCGACAAAACTAAATCATTCATGTAAATAACAATTGCAGAAGGCA contains:
- the purF gene encoding amidophosphoribosyltransferase, translating into MNSNPRSPLEAHPDKPEEACGVFGIFAPGENVAKLTYFGLYALQHRGQESAGIATFDGQQVHLHKEMGLVSQVFNESILNQLPGGIAVGHTRYSTTGSSRVVNAQPAVVETRLGALALTHNGNLVNTTELREKLLARECNLVSTTDSEMIAHCIAEGVNDGKDWLEAAISAFQQCQGAFSLAIGTPAGLMGVRDPYGVRPLVIGIIPGETQQYVLASETCGLDIIGAEYLRDVEPGELVWITEAGLASFHWAIPQPKLCIFEMIYFARPDSLMNEESLYSYRMRIGRYLAKESTVDADMVIGVPDSGVPAAIGFSQESNIPYAEGLIKNRYVGRTFIQPTQHMRESGIRMKLNPLKDVLVGKRVIMVDDSIVRGTTSRKIVKALRDAGALEVHMRISSPPVTHPCFYGIDTDNQDQLIAATKSVEDIKNQIGVDSLAYLSWQGMLEATKEDPNHFCSACFTGDYPIAVPDVVKRSKLMLEKV
- a CDS encoding chorismate lyase, translating into MTATFNPKDSKRAPNPHRYPTWHALTPIWEGGEETVAQGLPHTQLAPAWQILLLGDGSPTRHLKLLTGEPTAVDVIDMSPIGLSDDRAPQLIEAVPGPRLRRQVWLRTASGQRLAYAASWWQTSMVDEYLQNKSIPIWDSLSQIHAELYRDIQGIHYGHSEALEAAFGEKGPFWGRHYLFWHRKKPMTVIYEVFSPYLTKYLGPMRLEG
- a CDS encoding DUF4351 domain-containing protein, which gives rise to MSFDNACQALANQYPAELESLGESLFDFTDIADVVAWLALQGSR
- a CDS encoding YkvA family protein — translated: MPKLLQQAAQQLPKAAANPGQRFFDIINGRRQGGQQPPTEVQSPLPEAQPVNGNRLSAIAVYVRNRLQGETATPEMPEVAAHINTGNRDRILALLRRFQQEAKPEDIAKIDNNIERMRRGAIEQLWPKIQALMKMIRDPKAAWASKTLAIAALIYLISPLDAVPDIIPVLGLADDAAVIIAVFTTLAYQLDKYLGNYAQTAVTAAEEVADIQIKKYNQIIKISLIGSIGAAILAIIFKLIYNQI
- the era gene encoding GTPase Era; amino-acid sequence: MLSEMSLIPQSPEGLKSGFVAIIGRPNVGKSTLMNELIGQKVAITSPVAQTTRNRLRGILTLPQAQMIFVDTPGIHKPHHELGKLLVKNAQNAIKSVDLVLFLVDGSVAAGRGDRFIEEFLTPSPTPVILGLNKIDQQPSEAKDIAILDNSYAEMATPHNWPLAKFSALTRDGIDNLLSLLQQHLPDGPYYYPPDLVTDQPERFIMGELIREQILHMTREEVPHSVAVSIDVVEESPQITRVLATIYVERDSQKGILIGKQGSMLKAIGTAAREQMQKLIDGQVYLELYVKVQPKWRQSRHLLADLGYRVDKD
- a CDS encoding UPF0175 family protein, with product MAKLEIEVKFTIHPVAEIPAEHRAEAERKARQAFVLELLRQGDISGGKAAQLLGVDRWQLSELMFAHGIPPFDDTQTTEELEGEVADCLRDLQRYH
- a CDS encoding mucoidy inhibitor MuiA family protein, which gives rise to MTQTTPQPPTDGKQILESRISAVTVYQDRASITRSAKLTLTGTEQELIIQGLPLTVQTNSVRARGSGTVAVRLLGVQTERVFATEPVEARVAELTQQMRILEEQNRAITDALETLNLQRQLVNNLGEKYLDRFSAIQPPQNVDLPEIASLLDFIGSRDTDYAAQVAQREREKQELENQLSVLEKQKQKVQQPSYRNNYSSYSVIVAIEPAGSGEFELEISYIVTQVSWTPLYDLRTSATGERLNLTYLAEIKQKTGEDWQAVPLTLSTAQPAIKTLPNKLQPIYIVGEAPSENSELVGRGTTWNAMEHHTKGARSLFPSAPSEFDELEAIFQAAEISLDTPNIPAEEVAAAATNTGGTVTFRLDRDSTIPSDDRPHKVTIFNQEYPCRTQHICVPHLSTHAYLEANIVNPSDGATLLPGTANIFRENTLIGNTELENVAPGQTFKLNLGIDESIKIDRLLVERNTEQLGNYRRVTYGYRIKIANLSDRKTQLRLIEQLPVSRSEQIKVRLLRTSPQIELGEMGLLEWNLTLQPKSARQSTREIYYQSTSEYPTNLIISLV